One region of Daphnia pulicaria isolate SC F1-1A chromosome 7, SC_F0-13Bv2, whole genome shotgun sequence genomic DNA includes:
- the LOC124349424 gene encoding histone deacetylase 6-like isoform X2, translating into MSKQTKFSNFVKGRSPSNKKNEKLNVFVDHLQNTRDSKDKIRGQTGIVYDERMVEHQCLWDPNYPECPERFTRVLERCREYGLAQRCVEIQPRKATQDELLKLHTPDRIELLKGTDGSPDAEALEAISSGYDAIYIHPSTNELALLAAGSTVEMVDAILDGKIQNGMAVIRPPGHHAMKSEYCGYCFFNNVAVAAQHALDNKGVERILIVDWDVHHGQATQQMFYEDPRVLYFSVHRYEHGAFWPNLRESDFHYIGSGAGKGFNVNVPLNKTKMGNADYLAIWHQLLLPLAYEFRPDLVLVSSGFDSALGDEKGEMEITPACYSHLTSSLMGLAQGKLAVVLEGGYCLKSLAEGAALTLRTLLGDPCPVIAKIEEPCQSIQESILSAIYVLRPMWKCLQFQGRFDASKVGSQKEGKHFVPSVTFEGSDVKQTFFATRNCYPVQSNETIDLLDQRLDKLIKETSLAVPKHRVCFIYDERMALHRNINEPGHPERPARITSIYQKLMEFGVLERCHRLDARDADREELLWLHQADYIDEIAATAGKKQSTLNQLERQYGSIFICPETYQAALLSAGSSLQIVESILSGESRSGIGVVRPPGHHAECDEAYGFCFFNNTALAAKYAIEIHHLERILIVDWDVHHGNGIQRMFEEDPRVLYISLHRFDIFPFKPEESDCNVVGSGPGAGYTVNIAWPKRGMGDTEYLAAFQQIIMPIAYQYNPQLVLVAAGFDAAQGDPLGGCKITPEGYGQMTNMLSSLAQGRVAILLEGGYNLDSISHSMTMCAKALLGDPLPSPRIEPLNPAAISTIKQVVSHLLPYWSSLCFHVDLPEGDVLPPCEVTKKPLSIEEQLEKLQLESSGATSQEPDTIVEGTVLLLEACGVTESAPPKTLQEFLLLPENVEAMKEGTLFSVVPLSWCPHLEGHVLPDDNVANPWGLQTPCSCCQDKSENWVCLSCYQVNCGRFVKGHMKEHHNESGHSLVLSFSDLSIWCYECDSYVDNRAFYSAKNRLHVEKFGEPLPPSLSG; encoded by the exons ATGAGTAAACAAACAAAGTTTTCGAATTTCGTGAAAGGTCGCTCAccatcgaataaaaaaaatgaaaaattaaatgtgtTTGTGGATCACTTGCAAAAT ACTCGGGATTCTAAAGATAAGATACGTGGCCAAACAGGAATTGTTTATGATGAACGAATGGTTGAACACCAGTGTCTTTGGGATCCCAATTACCCCGAATGCCCAGAGAGATTCACTCGGGTTTTGGAAAG ATGCCGTGAGTATGGGTTGGCTCAACGCTGTGTAGAAATTCAACCTAGAAAGGCAACTCAAGATGAGCTGTTGAAACTTCACACACCAGACAGAATTGAATTGCTCAAAGGAACAGATGGCAGTCCAGATGCTGAAGCATTAGAAGCTATTAGCTCTGGTTATGATGCCATTTATATTCACCCATCAACAAATGAGCTAGCATTGTTGGCAGCTGGATCAACAGTTGAGATGGTTGATGCCATACTAGATGGAAAGATACAAAATGGAATGGCTGTAATCAG ACCACCAGGGCACCATGCAATGAAAAGTGAATACTGTGGCTATTGTTTCTTCAACAATGTAGCAGTTGCAGCTCAGCATGCATTAGATAACAAGGGTGTTGAAAGAATTCTGATTGTTGATTGGGATGTTCACCATGGCCAGGCAACTCAACAAATGTTCTACGAAGACCCCAG AGTCTTATATTTCTCGGTTCATCGTTATGAGCACGGAGCTTTTTGGCCCAATCTTCGTGAAAGCGATTTTCACTACATTGGAAGTGGAGCTGGCAAAGGCTTTAACGTGAACGTGCCACTGAATAAAACGAAAATGGGTAACGCCGACTATCTGGCCATTTGGCACCAGCTGCTATTGCCTCTGGCTTATGAA TTCCGCCCTGATCTTGTTCTCGTCTCCTCTGGTTTCGATTCGGCACTAGGCGACGAGAAG GGCGAAATGGAAATCACTCCCGCGTGCTACTCCCACTTGACGTCATCACTCATGGGGCTGGCCCAAGGCAAACTGGCTGTCGTTCTCGAA ggaGGGTACTGCTTGAAATCCTTAGCCGAAGGAGCTGCTCTGACCTTGCGAACATTGCTTGGTGATCCTTGCCCAGTCATCGCGAAAATCGAAGAGCCTTGTCAAAG TATTCAGGAAAGTATTTTGAGCGCTATTTATGTGCTTCGCCCTATGTGGAAATGTCTACAGTTCCAGGGCCGTTTTGATGCTTCAAAAGTGGGTAGTCAAAAGGAAGGAAAGCACTTTGTACCCAGTGTCACTTTTGAAGGATCTGACgtcaaacaaacattttttgccACTCGAAACTGTTACCCAGTGCAGAGCAATGAGACGATTGACCTTTTGGATCAGCGCCTTGATAAGCTCATTAAAG aaacCAGCTTGGCAGTGCCTAAGCATCGGGTTTGTTTCATCTACGATGAGAGAATGGCTTTGCATCGTAACATTAACGAACC TGGACATCCGGAGAGACCTGCTCGAATCACTTCAATCTACCAGAAATTGATGGAATTCGGAGTGTTGGAGCGCTGCCACCGGCTAGATGCTCGAGATGCCGATCGCGAAGAATTGCTGTGGTTGCATCAGGCCGACTACATCGATGAGATTGCGGCGACCGCCGGTAAAAAGCAATCGACTCTCAACCAATTGGAACGGCAGTACGGATCCATCTTCATCTGTCCGGAAACCTATCAGGCTGCGCTGCTCTCAGCCGGCTCGTCGCTCCAAATTGTTGAAAGTATTTTGAGCGGTGAGAGTCGTAGTGGAATAGGAGTCGTCCGGCCACCGGGGCACCACGCGGAATGCGACGAAGCGTAcggcttttgtttcttcaacaaCACGGCGCTGGCAGCCAAATATGCCATCGAAATTCATCATTTAGAAAG AATCCTTATCGTCGATTGGGATGTACACCACGGCAACGGAATCCAGCGGATGTTTGAAGAGGATCCGCGCGTATTGTACATTTCCTTGCATCGCTTTGACATCTTCCCGTTCAAACCGGAAGAATCTGATTGCAATGTAGTAGGGAGCGGACCCGGAGCTGGATACACAGTCAACATCGCTTGGCCCAAa AGAGGGATGGGCGACACGGAATACCTTGCTGCGTTCCAGCAGATTATTATGCCTATCGCTTATCAATACAACCCGCAGTTAGTTCTCGTTGCAGCTGGATTCGATGCGGCCCAGGGGGATCCGTTGGgag GCTGCAAGATTACTCCGGAAGGGTACGGACAAATGACGAACATGCTTAGTTCACTTGCTCAAGGACGTGTTGCTATCCTACTCGAAGGCGGCTACAATTTGGATTCCATTTCGCACTCGATGACCATGTGTGCCAAAGCTTTGCTAGGAGACCCACTACCTTCGCCAAGAATCGAACCACTCAATCCGGCAGCCATCAGCACCATCAAGCAGGTCGTCAGCCATTTGCTACCTTATTGGAGTAGCCTCTGTTTCCACGTTGATTTACCCGAAGGAGATGTTCTCCCGCCTTGTGAAGTTACGAAAAAGCCGCTCAGTATTGAAGAACAATTGGAGAAACTCCAACTCGAGTCATCAGGAGCAACCAGTCAGGAGCCAGACACTATCGTAGAGGGCACTGTACTATTGCTGGAAGCTTGCGGTGTGACTGAGTCTGCTCCTCCTAAAACACTTCAGGAATTCTTGCTGTTGCCAGAAAATGTTGAG GCTATGAAGGAGGGTACGCTGTTTTCTGTGGTTCCTTTATCGTGGTGTCCGCATTTAGAAGGACACGTTCTACCAGACGATAATGTCGCCAATCCTTGGGGCCTTCAAACTCCTTGCTCATGTTGCCAGGATAAGTCAGAAAACTGGGTCTGCCTATCTTGTTATCAG GTCAACTGTGGACGGTTCGTAAAAGGTCACATGAAGGAACATCATAACGAGAGTGGTCATTCGCTGGTTCTCAGTTTCTCTGATCTGTCAATCTGGTGTTACGAATGTGATTCCTACGTCGATAACAGG GCATTCTATTCAGCCAAGAACCGACTACATGTGGAGAAGTTCGGCGAGCCCTTGCCACCTTCGTTGTCGGGTTGA
- the LOC124348502 gene encoding speckle-type POZ protein-like encodes MVYQSKYECQQLNGSLVFYCEIESYAKKEPITGKANLIQDQSISCSDQLINQLENLFENIKYADVTLNVGAQKFQAHKSILASRSKVFAAMFEHPTKEKLSNQVEIEDINPDVFHELLRFVYTARLSSKTMEKMATQLYFAADKYFLDQLKTECEVHLLHHMTPDNCMDLLLLLGNEHQLVDDLKNEAVDFFRHNPVEVMATDGWKKAKKDHPKLLCDIQEMALRPAV; translated from the exons ATGGTTTACCAAAGCAAG TACGAATGTCAGCAATTGAACGGAAGTCTCGTTTTCTACTGCGAGATTGAATCTTACGCGAAAAAAGAACCTATTACAGGCAAAGCTAATCTAATTCAAGACCAGTCAATTAGTTGCAGTGATCAGCTGATTaaccaacttgaaaatttgttcGAAAACATCAAGTACGCTGACGTCACTCTGAACGTCGGtgctcaaaaatttcaagcACACAAAAGTATTTTGGCGTCAAGAAGCAAAGTCTTTGCAGCCATGTTCGAACACCCGACCAAGGAGAAGCTGTCCAATCAAGTGGAAATTGAAGACATCAATCCGGATGTATTTCACGAGTTGCTACGTTTCGTGTACACTGCCCGTTTGTCGTCAAAGACCATGGAGAAAATGGCAACTCAACTTTACTTCGCAGCAGACAAATACTTCTTGGATCAGCTGAAGACCGAGTGTGAAGTCCATTTGCTTCATCATATGACTCCCGACAATTGCATGGATTTGCTGCTTCTACTCGGCAATGAACACCAACTGGTGGATGATTTGAAGAATGAAGCCGTCGATTTCTTTCGTCATAATCCAGTTGAAGTTATGGCTACTGATGGATggaaaaaggcgaaaaaagatcACCCGAAGTTGTTGTGcgacattcaagaaatggccCTCCGCCCTGCTGTTTAA
- the LOC124349424 gene encoding histone deacetylase 6-like isoform X1: MSKQTKFSNFVKGRSPSNKKNEKLNVFVDHLQNTRDSKDKIRGQTGIVYDERMVEHQCLWDPNYPECPERFTRVLERCREYGLAQRCVEIQPRKATQDELLKLHTPDRIELLKGTDGSPDAEALEAISSGYDAIYIHPSTNELALLAAGSTVEMVDAILDGKIQNGMAVIRPPGHHAMKSEYCGYCFFNNVAVAAQHALDNKGVERILIVDWDVHHGQATQQMFYEDPRVLYFSVHRYEHGAFWPNLRESDFHYIGSGAGKGFNVNVPLNKTKMGNADYLAIWHQLLLPLAYEFQPELIIVSAGYDAALGCFEGEMEITPACYSHLTSSLMGLAQGKLAVVLEGGYCLKSLAEGAALTLRTLLGDPCPVIAKIEEPCQSIQESILSAIYVLRPMWKCLQFQGRFDASKVGSQKEGKHFVPSVTFEGSDVKQTFFATRNCYPVQSNETIDLLDQRLDKLIKETSLAVPKHRVCFIYDERMALHRNINEPGHPERPARITSIYQKLMEFGVLERCHRLDARDADREELLWLHQADYIDEIAATAGKKQSTLNQLERQYGSIFICPETYQAALLSAGSSLQIVESILSGESRSGIGVVRPPGHHAECDEAYGFCFFNNTALAAKYAIEIHHLERILIVDWDVHHGNGIQRMFEEDPRVLYISLHRFDIFPFKPEESDCNVVGSGPGAGYTVNIAWPKRGMGDTEYLAAFQQIIMPIAYQYNPQLVLVAAGFDAAQGDPLGGCKITPEGYGQMTNMLSSLAQGRVAILLEGGYNLDSISHSMTMCAKALLGDPLPSPRIEPLNPAAISTIKQVVSHLLPYWSSLCFHVDLPEGDVLPPCEVTKKPLSIEEQLEKLQLESSGATSQEPDTIVEGTVLLLEACGVTESAPPKTLQEFLLLPENVEAMKEGTLFSVVPLSWCPHLEGHVLPDDNVANPWGLQTPCSCCQDKSENWVCLSCYQVNCGRFVKGHMKEHHNESGHSLVLSFSDLSIWCYECDSYVDNRAFYSAKNRLHVEKFGEPLPPSLSG, from the exons ATGAGTAAACAAACAAAGTTTTCGAATTTCGTGAAAGGTCGCTCAccatcgaataaaaaaaatgaaaaattaaatgtgtTTGTGGATCACTTGCAAAAT ACTCGGGATTCTAAAGATAAGATACGTGGCCAAACAGGAATTGTTTATGATGAACGAATGGTTGAACACCAGTGTCTTTGGGATCCCAATTACCCCGAATGCCCAGAGAGATTCACTCGGGTTTTGGAAAG ATGCCGTGAGTATGGGTTGGCTCAACGCTGTGTAGAAATTCAACCTAGAAAGGCAACTCAAGATGAGCTGTTGAAACTTCACACACCAGACAGAATTGAATTGCTCAAAGGAACAGATGGCAGTCCAGATGCTGAAGCATTAGAAGCTATTAGCTCTGGTTATGATGCCATTTATATTCACCCATCAACAAATGAGCTAGCATTGTTGGCAGCTGGATCAACAGTTGAGATGGTTGATGCCATACTAGATGGAAAGATACAAAATGGAATGGCTGTAATCAG ACCACCAGGGCACCATGCAATGAAAAGTGAATACTGTGGCTATTGTTTCTTCAACAATGTAGCAGTTGCAGCTCAGCATGCATTAGATAACAAGGGTGTTGAAAGAATTCTGATTGTTGATTGGGATGTTCACCATGGCCAGGCAACTCAACAAATGTTCTACGAAGACCCCAG AGTCTTATATTTCTCGGTTCATCGTTATGAGCACGGAGCTTTTTGGCCCAATCTTCGTGAAAGCGATTTTCACTACATTGGAAGTGGAGCTGGCAAAGGCTTTAACGTGAACGTGCCACTGAATAAAACGAAAATGGGTAACGCCGACTATCTGGCCATTTGGCACCAGCTGCTATTGCCTCTGGCTTATGAA TTTCAACCAGAGTTGATTATTGTATCTGCCGGCTATGACGCTGCCTTGGGTTGTTTCGAG GGCGAAATGGAAATCACTCCCGCGTGCTACTCCCACTTGACGTCATCACTCATGGGGCTGGCCCAAGGCAAACTGGCTGTCGTTCTCGAA ggaGGGTACTGCTTGAAATCCTTAGCCGAAGGAGCTGCTCTGACCTTGCGAACATTGCTTGGTGATCCTTGCCCAGTCATCGCGAAAATCGAAGAGCCTTGTCAAAG TATTCAGGAAAGTATTTTGAGCGCTATTTATGTGCTTCGCCCTATGTGGAAATGTCTACAGTTCCAGGGCCGTTTTGATGCTTCAAAAGTGGGTAGTCAAAAGGAAGGAAAGCACTTTGTACCCAGTGTCACTTTTGAAGGATCTGACgtcaaacaaacattttttgccACTCGAAACTGTTACCCAGTGCAGAGCAATGAGACGATTGACCTTTTGGATCAGCGCCTTGATAAGCTCATTAAAG aaacCAGCTTGGCAGTGCCTAAGCATCGGGTTTGTTTCATCTACGATGAGAGAATGGCTTTGCATCGTAACATTAACGAACC TGGACATCCGGAGAGACCTGCTCGAATCACTTCAATCTACCAGAAATTGATGGAATTCGGAGTGTTGGAGCGCTGCCACCGGCTAGATGCTCGAGATGCCGATCGCGAAGAATTGCTGTGGTTGCATCAGGCCGACTACATCGATGAGATTGCGGCGACCGCCGGTAAAAAGCAATCGACTCTCAACCAATTGGAACGGCAGTACGGATCCATCTTCATCTGTCCGGAAACCTATCAGGCTGCGCTGCTCTCAGCCGGCTCGTCGCTCCAAATTGTTGAAAGTATTTTGAGCGGTGAGAGTCGTAGTGGAATAGGAGTCGTCCGGCCACCGGGGCACCACGCGGAATGCGACGAAGCGTAcggcttttgtttcttcaacaaCACGGCGCTGGCAGCCAAATATGCCATCGAAATTCATCATTTAGAAAG AATCCTTATCGTCGATTGGGATGTACACCACGGCAACGGAATCCAGCGGATGTTTGAAGAGGATCCGCGCGTATTGTACATTTCCTTGCATCGCTTTGACATCTTCCCGTTCAAACCGGAAGAATCTGATTGCAATGTAGTAGGGAGCGGACCCGGAGCTGGATACACAGTCAACATCGCTTGGCCCAAa AGAGGGATGGGCGACACGGAATACCTTGCTGCGTTCCAGCAGATTATTATGCCTATCGCTTATCAATACAACCCGCAGTTAGTTCTCGTTGCAGCTGGATTCGATGCGGCCCAGGGGGATCCGTTGGgag GCTGCAAGATTACTCCGGAAGGGTACGGACAAATGACGAACATGCTTAGTTCACTTGCTCAAGGACGTGTTGCTATCCTACTCGAAGGCGGCTACAATTTGGATTCCATTTCGCACTCGATGACCATGTGTGCCAAAGCTTTGCTAGGAGACCCACTACCTTCGCCAAGAATCGAACCACTCAATCCGGCAGCCATCAGCACCATCAAGCAGGTCGTCAGCCATTTGCTACCTTATTGGAGTAGCCTCTGTTTCCACGTTGATTTACCCGAAGGAGATGTTCTCCCGCCTTGTGAAGTTACGAAAAAGCCGCTCAGTATTGAAGAACAATTGGAGAAACTCCAACTCGAGTCATCAGGAGCAACCAGTCAGGAGCCAGACACTATCGTAGAGGGCACTGTACTATTGCTGGAAGCTTGCGGTGTGACTGAGTCTGCTCCTCCTAAAACACTTCAGGAATTCTTGCTGTTGCCAGAAAATGTTGAG GCTATGAAGGAGGGTACGCTGTTTTCTGTGGTTCCTTTATCGTGGTGTCCGCATTTAGAAGGACACGTTCTACCAGACGATAATGTCGCCAATCCTTGGGGCCTTCAAACTCCTTGCTCATGTTGCCAGGATAAGTCAGAAAACTGGGTCTGCCTATCTTGTTATCAG GTCAACTGTGGACGGTTCGTAAAAGGTCACATGAAGGAACATCATAACGAGAGTGGTCATTCGCTGGTTCTCAGTTTCTCTGATCTGTCAATCTGGTGTTACGAATGTGATTCCTACGTCGATAACAGG GCATTCTATTCAGCCAAGAACCGACTACATGTGGAGAAGTTCGGCGAGCCCTTGCCACCTTCGTTGTCGGGTTGA